A window of the Bacteroidota bacterium genome harbors these coding sequences:
- a CDS encoding helix-turn-helix transcriptional regulator yields the protein MSFFASNIKLLRKRKHLSQDAVAKQLKLTRSSLSGYENSTAQAPYDVLLSLSEFYNISVDIILKKDLKKVPAKSLSRMEISGNYDIHGNKLRTLVTSSTDNTESNAELVPIQAIDVYHTNLNDPEFIKELPLMKLPFLSDNKKYRAFPIADNSMPPLEKGAYIVGEFFSDWSNIEEGKYYVIVSETEGVQFKQLFRSNSDINSFQLCSNDPVFNPLNINISDVKEIWKFVSYISKSIDNKTHSQDHLFFTVKELQRKIDTIEKHLKI from the coding sequence ATGTCGTTTTTTGCAAGTAATATTAAGTTATTAAGAAAAAGAAAGCACCTATCCCAAGATGCCGTTGCAAAACAACTTAAACTAACCAGGTCATCATTGAGCGGTTATGAAAACTCTACCGCACAGGCGCCTTATGATGTCTTGCTAAGCTTATCGGAATTCTACAATATTTCTGTTGATATTATCTTAAAAAAAGACCTTAAAAAGGTTCCCGCAAAAAGTCTTTCCCGAATGGAAATTAGCGGTAACTATGATATACACGGAAATAAATTACGAACTTTAGTTACAAGTTCAACAGATAATACGGAATCGAATGCCGAACTGGTTCCTATTCAGGCAATAGATGTTTATCACACTAATCTAAACGACCCTGAGTTTATTAAGGAATTACCCCTTATGAAGCTTCCGTTTTTATCGGACAATAAAAAATACAGAGCATTTCCAATAGCTGACAACTCTATGCCTCCGTTAGAAAAAGGAGCTTATATAGTGGGAGAGTTCTTCTCTGACTGGAGCAATATAGAGGAGGGAAAATATTATGTAATTGTAAGTGAAACAGAAGGAGTACAATTCAAACAGCTTTTCAGAAGCAATTCTGATATAAACAGCTTTCAACTATGTTCAAACGACCCTGTTTTTAATCCACTGAACATTAACATTTCTGACGTTAAAGAGATTTGGAAATTTGTCAGCTATATCAGTAAGTCGATAGATAACAAGACACATTCGCAGGATCATTTATTCTTCACTGTAAAAGAGTTACAGAGAAAGATAGACACAATAGAAAAACACTTAAAAATATAA
- a CDS encoding outer membrane beta-barrel protein, producing MKKILLFAVLIVAFNSANAQMAYGLKAGLNYNLADIDADNGLSEAMDPENAFGFHAGAFVRMKIPILGLYVQAEPTFTRLNVKVNDPLSDILNSETTTLSTNRFDLPVLVGWKMLGMVRLYGGPVASWNLGSKLSSESIDIVVKENMSIGGQAGVGVELGSILVDARYEFAVKHNLAAEEFPEVNFDNRGSQIILGLAYKF from the coding sequence ATGAAGAAGATTTTACTTTTTGCAGTGCTGATTGTTGCATTTAATAGCGCGAATGCACAAATGGCATATGGATTAAAAGCAGGACTGAATTATAATTTGGCTGATATTGATGCTGATAATGGATTATCTGAAGCTATGGATCCGGAAAATGCGTTTGGTTTTCATGCCGGAGCTTTTGTAAGAATGAAAATACCTATTTTAGGATTGTATGTTCAGGCTGAGCCAACTTTTACAAGGCTTAATGTTAAGGTAAATGATCCCCTTAGTGATATTCTAAATTCTGAAACCACAACTCTTAGTACAAACAGATTTGACCTACCGGTTCTTGTAGGTTGGAAAATGCTGGGAATGGTAAGGCTTTATGGAGGTCCTGTAGCTTCATGGAATTTAGGTTCTAAATTAAGTTCAGAATCGATCGATATTGTTGTTAAAGAAAATATGAGTATTGGAGGTCAGGCTGGAGTAGGAGTTGAATTAGGCTCTATTTTAGTTGACGCAAGATATGAGTTTGCTGTAAAGCATAATCTCGCCGCAGAAGAATTCCCTGAAGTAAATTTCGATAACCGCGGTTCTCAAATTATATTAGGACTGGCATATAAATTTTAG